A genomic region of Candidatus Fermentibacter sp. contains the following coding sequences:
- a CDS encoding helix-hairpin-helix domain-containing protein yields the protein MTPALLSMAAALASLLDPLPLDVNDASLRDFENLPGIGASRASAIVAFRDSCGPILELEDLLAVPGIGPETLEDLRGMLVVGGDACLPVDTSHWLPVVDSLPDTLLRVSVLDVGEGDAILLSCRGGSTVLVDGGPDEGGPVAPPVVARLLLLGVDSLDAVIITHPHDDHIGGLVEVFRRIPVGCLYDPGTESVSPVYEALLGAVEESSSRYEALGEGMTLDLGSAVLTVLDVGAAGVAEGNESSVVMRVTCGRFSALLAGDVEERSEVDLTPGARPVTFMVAPHHGSNTSAFEPLLRRLRPQFAAVSAGRGNPFGHPHLSVLAKYAELGASCLRTDMSGTIIVATDGGSIAVSTDLDE from the coding sequence ATGACCCCCGCCCTGCTGTCAATGGCGGCCGCGCTCGCGTCACTCCTCGACCCGCTACCTCTAGACGTGAACGATGCCTCCCTCCGCGACTTCGAGAACCTGCCCGGGATCGGCGCCTCGAGGGCTTCCGCCATCGTGGCCTTCCGCGACTCCTGCGGCCCGATCCTCGAGCTCGAGGATCTGCTCGCAGTACCGGGCATCGGCCCCGAGACCCTCGAGGATCTGCGGGGCATGCTCGTCGTCGGTGGTGATGCCTGTCTCCCGGTGGACACTTCGCACTGGCTGCCCGTCGTGGACAGCCTGCCCGATACGCTTCTCCGAGTCAGCGTCCTGGACGTGGGGGAGGGGGATGCGATCCTGCTCTCCTGCCGCGGCGGATCGACCGTCCTCGTCGACGGAGGCCCCGACGAGGGCGGGCCCGTCGCGCCCCCCGTGGTCGCAAGGCTCCTCCTGCTCGGGGTCGACAGCCTGGATGCGGTGATCATCACCCATCCCCACGACGATCATATCGGCGGCCTCGTCGAGGTCTTCCGGCGGATTCCCGTCGGCTGCCTCTACGACCCCGGCACGGAGTCCGTATCGCCCGTGTACGAGGCGCTGCTCGGGGCCGTGGAGGAGTCATCCTCCCGGTACGAGGCGCTGGGAGAGGGGATGACCCTGGACCTGGGCTCCGCGGTGCTGACGGTGCTGGACGTCGGGGCGGCCGGGGTCGCCGAGGGCAACGAGAGCTCGGTGGTCATGCGCGTGACGTGCGGCCGTTTCTCCGCGCTCCTCGCGGGGGACGTCGAGGAGCGGTCGGAGGTGGACCTGACCCCCGGAGCCCGGCCCGTCACCTTCATGGTGGCGCCTCATCACGGCAGCAACACTTCGGCGTTCGAGCCCCTGCTGCGCAGGCTCCGGCCGCAGTTCGCCGCGGTGAGCGCCGGGCGCGGCAATCCGTTCGGGCACCCCCACTTGTCCGTGCTCGCGAAGTATGCGGAACTGGGCGCCTCCTGTTTGCGCACCGACATGTCGGGGACTATTATCGTCGCGACGGACGGCGGGTCCATCGCCGTCTCCACCGATCTCGACGAATAG